From the Rhodococcus sp. NBC_00297 genome, one window contains:
- a CDS encoding M23 family metallopeptidase has product MVQLLSRSRAADRPPVTTPATVPVRTVSAQALAIVLVLAVAVLVFHLTRPTAEEPAVGAVAAPAADLRPSFLAEPERNLGPLRQIAKVNRATAEEEYAAAIAVLSTAASAEEKDRRLYELPPAVIGARIGSYASPARGTYTSGFGPRWGTMHNGIDIAGPIGTPILSVADGQVIEAGPASGFGLWVRVRHDDGTVSIYGHVDTLVAVAGQRVAAGQQIATMGNRGDSTGPHLHFETVVADKHVDPELWLIGRGISLGPEGD; this is encoded by the coding sequence GTGGTTCAGTTGCTCTCGCGCTCACGGGCGGCCGATCGGCCGCCCGTGACGACGCCTGCGACCGTTCCGGTGCGGACCGTCTCGGCGCAGGCGCTGGCCATCGTGCTCGTGCTCGCCGTCGCGGTGCTCGTGTTCCACCTGACCCGGCCGACGGCCGAGGAACCGGCCGTCGGGGCGGTCGCCGCTCCCGCTGCGGACCTGCGGCCGAGCTTCCTGGCGGAACCGGAGCGCAACCTGGGCCCGCTGCGCCAGATCGCGAAGGTCAACCGCGCCACGGCGGAGGAGGAGTACGCGGCCGCGATCGCCGTGCTCTCGACGGCGGCGAGCGCCGAGGAGAAGGATCGCCGACTGTACGAGCTGCCCCCGGCCGTGATCGGCGCCCGCATCGGTAGCTACGCCTCACCGGCTCGCGGCACGTACACGTCCGGTTTCGGCCCGCGGTGGGGAACGATGCACAACGGAATCGACATCGCCGGCCCGATCGGCACACCGATCCTGTCGGTGGCGGACGGTCAGGTGATCGAGGCCGGCCCTGCGAGCGGCTTCGGGTTGTGGGTGCGCGTGCGACACGACGACGGCACCGTGTCCATCTACGGTCACGTGGACACCCTGGTCGCGGTGGCCGGTCAGCGGGTCGCGGCGGGGCAGCAGATCGCGACGATGGGGAACCGCGGCGACTCCACCGGGCCGCACCTGCACTTCGAGACCGTCGTCGCGGACAAGCACGTGGATCCCGAACTGTGGTTGATCGGCCGCGGTATCTCGCTCGGACCGGAAGGCGACTGA
- a CDS encoding flavin monoamine oxidase family protein, with translation MTTPVTPDSSVHERSAGDREQPVTMFGPDFPFAYDDFVAHPAGLGSVPPERRGTRVAIVGAGLAGTVAARELLRMGLEPVVYEAGWIGGRMHSVPFEGHEDTVAEMGAMRFPPSSTALFHYLDHLGIETTPFPNPLAEATPSTVIDLKGTSHYARQLTDLPDEYAEVARAWQRTLEEQSELVPLQRAIRARDAAAVKRIWNDLVVRLDDTTFYGFLVGSPHFASFARRELFGQVGFGTGGWDTDFPNSILEILRVVATEADDHHRGIVGGSSRLPRGLWSEAVSDAAHWPAGTSVASLHGGTPRPGVTEIRRRTDDATGDHTFAVTDSSGRTDEFASVVVTAQSWMLLNTIDTDDDLLPIDHWTAVERTHYMGSTKVFVLVDRPFWKDVDPETGRELVSMTLTDRLSRGTYLLDHGDDRPGVICLSYTWSDDSLKLLPLSPDERLTLMLGSLEEIYPGVDFRSHIVSDPVTLSWETERHFMGAFKANLPGHYRYQERLFSHFVQDELAPRHRGIFLAGDDISWTAGWAEGAIQTALNAVWGVMNHLGGSTHPDNPGPGDVFESIAPLRLGD, from the coding sequence ATGACCACGCCCGTCACTCCCGACAGCTCGGTCCACGAGCGATCAGCAGGGGACCGTGAGCAGCCGGTCACCATGTTCGGCCCCGACTTCCCCTTCGCCTACGACGATTTCGTCGCGCACCCGGCCGGGCTCGGGTCGGTCCCTCCGGAGCGCCGCGGCACCCGCGTCGCCATCGTCGGTGCCGGTCTCGCCGGCACCGTCGCCGCCCGGGAGCTGCTGCGGATGGGACTCGAACCCGTGGTGTACGAGGCGGGGTGGATCGGCGGCCGCATGCACTCGGTCCCGTTCGAGGGGCACGAGGACACGGTCGCCGAGATGGGCGCGATGCGGTTCCCGCCGTCGTCCACCGCCCTGTTCCACTACCTCGACCACCTCGGCATCGAGACCACCCCGTTCCCCAACCCGCTCGCCGAGGCGACGCCCAGCACCGTCATCGACCTCAAGGGCACCAGTCACTACGCGCGGCAGCTGACCGATCTCCCCGACGAGTACGCCGAGGTGGCCAGGGCGTGGCAGCGCACGCTCGAGGAACAGTCCGAACTCGTCCCTCTCCAGCGCGCCATCCGCGCCCGGGACGCGGCGGCGGTGAAGCGCATCTGGAACGACCTCGTGGTGCGACTCGACGACACGACGTTCTACGGGTTCCTCGTCGGATCCCCCCACTTCGCGTCGTTCGCGCGTCGAGAGCTGTTCGGGCAGGTCGGTTTCGGCACCGGTGGCTGGGACACCGACTTCCCGAACTCGATACTCGAGATCCTGCGCGTCGTGGCCACGGAGGCGGACGATCACCACCGCGGCATCGTCGGCGGATCCAGCCGCCTGCCACGTGGTCTGTGGTCGGAGGCCGTGTCGGACGCGGCGCACTGGCCGGCGGGCACCTCGGTCGCGTCGCTGCACGGCGGCACACCCCGCCCGGGTGTCACGGAGATCCGGCGACGGACCGACGACGCCACCGGCGACCACACCTTCGCGGTGACCGACTCCTCGGGCCGGACGGACGAGTTCGCCTCGGTCGTCGTGACCGCGCAGAGCTGGATGCTCCTCAACACGATCGACACCGACGACGACCTGCTGCCCATCGATCACTGGACGGCCGTCGAACGCACCCACTACATGGGGTCGACCAAGGTGTTCGTGCTCGTGGACCGACCGTTCTGGAAGGACGTCGACCCCGAGACGGGGAGGGAACTGGTCAGCATGACCCTCACCGACCGGTTGAGTCGGGGAACGTATCTCCTCGATCACGGCGACGATCGGCCCGGCGTGATCTGTCTGTCGTACACGTGGAGCGACGACTCGCTGAAGCTGCTGCCGCTCTCACCCGACGAGCGGTTGACGCTGATGCTGGGATCGCTCGAGGAGATCTATCCCGGGGTGGACTTCCGCAGCCACATCGTCTCCGATCCGGTGACGCTGTCGTGGGAGACCGAGCGACACTTCATGGGTGCCTTCAAGGCCAACCTGCCCGGCCACTATCGCTATCAGGAACGCCTGTTCTCGCACTTCGTGCAGGACGAGCTCGCCCCCCGGCATCGCGGGATCTTCCTCGCCGGCGACGACATCTCGTGGACGGCGGGATGGGCCGAGGGCGCCATCCAGACCGCGCTCAACGCGGTGTGGGGAGTCATGAACCACCTCGGCGGATCGACACATCCGGACAATCCCGGGCCGGGCGACGTCTTCGAGAGCATCGCCCCGCTCCGCCTCGGGGACTGA
- a CDS encoding helix-turn-helix domain-containing protein translates to MSTIGNRLREARAARRLTLDALASTVGVTKGYLSKVENDRASASVAVLVRWCDALEIPMGSLFDDVPHGDVVRAGEYPPIALGGHAQTEYLLTPAGEQRVQVIHGRIERGGGSGDESYELPAEVGFVLVLTGRLILTLDERTVQLDDGDALTFDPRRRHSFRAEVDTTVLWVLTPSLPSRHDRIRIETTP, encoded by the coding sequence GTGTCCACCATCGGAAACCGGCTGCGGGAGGCCCGGGCCGCCCGTCGTCTCACTCTCGACGCGCTCGCGTCGACCGTCGGTGTGACCAAGGGATACCTGTCCAAGGTCGAGAACGACCGCGCATCCGCGTCCGTCGCCGTCCTGGTGCGCTGGTGCGACGCGCTCGAGATTCCCATGGGGTCGCTGTTCGACGACGTTCCGCACGGCGACGTCGTCCGCGCCGGCGAGTACCCCCCGATCGCCCTCGGGGGTCATGCCCAGACGGAGTACCTGCTGACCCCGGCGGGCGAACAGCGCGTGCAGGTCATCCACGGCAGGATCGAGCGCGGAGGAGGCAGCGGCGACGAGTCGTACGAACTGCCGGCCGAGGTGGGGTTCGTCCTGGTGCTCACCGGTCGGCTGATCCTGACGCTCGACGAGCGCACCGTGCAGCTCGACGACGGTGACGCGCTCACCTTCGATCCTCGTCGTCGGCACAGCTTCCGCGCGGAGGTCGACACCACGGTGCTGTGGGTCTTGACGCCGTCCCTGCCATCCCGCCACGACAGAATCAGAATCGAGACGACCCCATGA
- the speB gene encoding agmatinase has translation MTDIRGPLDGSRYPRYMEPSTFARLPRLDEVSRADVSIVGVPFDSGVSYRPGARFGPGHIRASSKLLRPYNPALDVSPFAHRQVADAGDIAVNPFDIAEALTTVEHAITDLRKDGSTVLTLGGDHTIALPILRALHRDHGPIAVLHFDAHLDTWDTYFGAPFTHGTPFRRASEEGLIDLERSQHIGIRGPLYGKKDLEDDAVLGFQIIRSDDYETDGVASIVERMRRRLDTGPVYVSVDIDVLDPAHAPGTGTPEAGGMTSRELLNTLRGLVGANIVGADIVEVAPAYDHAEITGIAASHVAYELLSVLALGS, from the coding sequence ATGACCGACATCAGGGGACCTCTGGACGGCTCGCGATACCCGCGGTACATGGAACCGTCGACCTTCGCGCGGCTGCCGCGACTCGACGAGGTCTCCCGGGCCGACGTGAGCATCGTCGGAGTGCCCTTCGACTCGGGCGTGAGCTACCGGCCGGGCGCGCGCTTCGGTCCCGGCCACATCCGCGCGTCGTCCAAACTGCTCCGGCCGTACAACCCCGCGCTGGACGTGTCGCCGTTCGCGCACCGCCAGGTGGCCGATGCCGGCGACATCGCGGTCAATCCGTTCGACATCGCCGAGGCACTGACGACCGTCGAGCACGCGATCACCGATCTGCGCAAGGACGGCAGCACGGTCCTCACTCTCGGTGGCGACCACACCATCGCGCTGCCGATCCTGCGCGCGCTGCACCGCGACCACGGGCCGATCGCCGTGTTGCACTTCGACGCCCACCTCGACACGTGGGACACGTACTTCGGTGCACCCTTCACGCACGGGACACCGTTCCGACGGGCCAGCGAGGAGGGGCTGATCGACCTCGAGCGGTCGCAGCACATCGGGATCCGCGGTCCGCTGTACGGCAAGAAGGACCTCGAGGACGACGCCGTCCTGGGGTTTCAGATCATCCGGTCCGACGACTACGAGACGGACGGGGTGGCCTCGATCGTCGAGCGGATGCGCCGCCGTCTCGACACGGGCCCGGTCTACGTCTCCGTGGACATCGACGTCCTCGACCCGGCCCACGCCCCGGGCACCGGCACACCCGAGGCGGGCGGCATGACGTCGCGGGAACTGCTGAACACCCTGCGCGGGCTGGTGGGAGCGAACATCGTCGGTGCGGACATCGTCGAGGTCGCGCCCGCGTACGACCACGCGGAGATCACCGGAATCGCCGCGTCACACGTGGCCTACGAGCTGCTGTCGGTGCTCGCGCTGGGATCGTAG
- a CDS encoding DedA family protein, translating into MTSVMERLLDIAPIWVFLIVFLLVFLEDAIFVGFVIPGETAAVIGGVAASQDHVSVVAMAAVVVVAAVVGDSVGFEIGKHFGPRLLAMKILDKRRDKLDKARDLLARKGGTAVFLGRFVAFFRAVMPALAGMSRMPYPKFLAYNALGGLVWGTGFVVLGFVAGNSYEQVAKTVGRDAAIIVVAVVVIALIVWRVRAHRSEKGAARAYDPSASTDSSS; encoded by the coding sequence ATGACTTCCGTGATGGAGCGCCTGCTGGACATCGCACCGATCTGGGTGTTCCTCATCGTCTTCCTGCTGGTGTTCCTCGAGGACGCGATCTTCGTCGGTTTCGTGATCCCGGGAGAGACGGCCGCGGTCATCGGCGGTGTCGCGGCGAGTCAGGACCACGTGAGTGTCGTGGCGATGGCGGCGGTCGTGGTCGTCGCGGCCGTGGTGGGTGACTCGGTGGGCTTCGAGATCGGCAAGCACTTCGGCCCACGACTGTTGGCCATGAAGATTCTGGACAAGCGTCGCGACAAGCTGGACAAGGCGCGGGACCTGTTGGCGCGCAAGGGCGGGACGGCCGTCTTCCTCGGCCGGTTCGTCGCCTTCTTCCGAGCGGTGATGCCGGCGTTGGCCGGGATGTCGCGCATGCCGTACCCGAAGTTCCTCGCGTACAACGCACTCGGTGGGCTCGTCTGGGGGACGGGGTTCGTGGTGCTCGGATTCGTCGCCGGCAACTCGTACGAACAGGTCGCGAAGACGGTGGGACGGGACGCGGCGATCATCGTGGTCGCGGTGGTGGTGATCGCGCTGATCGTGTGGCGCGTCCGGGCTCATCGCTCCGAGAAGGGCGCGGCGCGGGCCTACGATCCCAGCGCGAGCACCGACAGCAGCTCGTAG
- a CDS encoding GAF and ANTAR domain-containing protein, with protein sequence MESRDSAVAATADSERAEADESTSRAAELVTEVATGSVAPRRLAAMLSVVGGSVRDDDHLAVLLKRTAEIAHEAVDGASSVGVSILFGGLTYTAVHTDDRTLEVDRHQYEIGEGPCLEAARTGEIVRVDVDAAQQRWPEFVHAAREEGVRSFLAAPLHTADMKLGSFNLYGTAPDAFGSIDESILELLTSTVSTAIGDYARVRSAREVASGLQDALEHRAPIEQAKGILMALHGVDSDTAFGMLSAESQRANRKLRDIARDFVESVSRGE encoded by the coding sequence GTGGAGAGCAGGGACAGCGCCGTGGCGGCGACAGCGGACTCGGAGCGCGCGGAGGCGGACGAGTCGACGTCGCGTGCGGCGGAGTTGGTCACCGAAGTGGCCACCGGGTCGGTCGCTCCCCGTCGACTCGCGGCCATGCTGAGCGTGGTCGGCGGCAGCGTCCGCGACGACGACCATCTGGCGGTGCTGCTGAAGCGCACCGCGGAGATCGCACACGAGGCCGTCGACGGTGCGTCCAGCGTCGGTGTGAGCATCCTGTTCGGCGGCCTGACGTACACGGCCGTGCACACCGACGACCGCACGCTCGAGGTCGACCGCCATCAGTACGAGATCGGTGAGGGTCCGTGCCTCGAGGCCGCCCGGACCGGGGAGATCGTGCGCGTCGACGTCGATGCGGCGCAGCAGCGCTGGCCGGAGTTCGTACACGCTGCCCGCGAGGAGGGCGTGCGCTCGTTCCTCGCCGCGCCCCTGCACACCGCCGACATGAAGCTCGGATCGTTCAACCTGTACGGCACCGCCCCCGACGCGTTCGGGTCGATCGACGAGTCGATCCTCGAGCTGCTGACGTCCACCGTGTCCACGGCGATCGGCGACTACGCGCGCGTGCGGTCGGCCCGCGAGGTCGCGTCGGGCCTGCAGGACGCACTCGAGCACCGCGCCCCCATCGAGCAGGCCAAGGGCATTCTCATGGCGCTGCACGGCGTCGACAGCGACACCGCGTTCGGCATGCTGTCCGCGGAGTCACAGCGTGCCAACCGCAAGCTCCGTGACATCGCCCGCGACTTCGTGGAGAGCGTCTCGCGCGGCGAGTGA
- a CDS encoding 3-hydroxybutyrate dehydrogenase, translating to MTDLTGRSALITGGASGIGAAIARALAANGARVTVADLDGDAATALAHEIGGDAWQVDLSDVDALADLTLDTDILVNNAGIQHVSPIEDFDPVMFRRILTLMVEAPFLLVRAALPHMYESGYGRIVNMSSVHGIRASANKSAYVTAKHALEGLSKVTALEGAERGVRSNCVNPGYVRTPLVEKQIADQARVHGIDESEVLEKVLLTESAIKRMVEPEEVAALVSFLVGDEASMITGASYTMDGGWSAS from the coding sequence ATGACGGACCTCACAGGACGATCGGCTCTCATCACCGGTGGTGCCAGCGGAATCGGGGCCGCGATCGCCCGCGCCCTCGCGGCGAACGGCGCCCGGGTCACCGTCGCCGACCTCGACGGTGACGCCGCCACGGCGCTGGCACACGAGATCGGGGGAGACGCGTGGCAGGTGGATCTCTCCGACGTCGACGCGCTCGCGGACCTCACCCTCGATACCGACATCCTGGTGAACAACGCGGGAATCCAGCACGTGTCGCCGATCGAGGACTTCGACCCGGTGATGTTCCGCCGCATCCTGACACTCATGGTGGAGGCACCGTTCCTGCTGGTGCGTGCCGCTCTGCCGCACATGTACGAGTCCGGGTACGGACGCATCGTCAACATGTCGTCCGTGCACGGCATCCGGGCATCGGCCAACAAGTCGGCGTACGTCACGGCGAAGCACGCGCTGGAGGGACTGTCGAAGGTCACCGCTCTCGAAGGCGCCGAGCGGGGCGTCCGCAGCAACTGCGTCAACCCCGGCTACGTGCGAACACCCCTCGTGGAGAAGCAGATCGCCGATCAGGCGCGCGTCCACGGCATCGACGAGTCCGAGGTGCTCGAGAAGGTGCTGCTGACCGAGAGTGCGATCAAGCGGATGGTGGAGCCGGAGGAGGTGGCCGCACTGGTGTCCTTCCTCGTCGGAGACGAGGCATCGATGATCACCGGCGCGTCGTACACGATGGACGGCGGCTGGAGCGCGAGCTGA
- a CDS encoding polyketide cyclase: protein MTDERLEFQRVMPLPAADIFDVLCDPDGHVAIDGSGMLMSADGAPVTSAGDTFVVHMDREALGDLPMGTYDVEVTIATFERDRDISWTIVGTVRPPIGHRYGYRLAPHSFEDGTEGTLVTSYYDWSDIHPDWRERDIFPVVSGSSLRVTLGILERTVRRGYPRPLRVSDTV, encoded by the coding sequence ATGACCGACGAACGACTCGAGTTTCAGCGCGTGATGCCGTTGCCCGCGGCGGACATCTTCGACGTGCTCTGCGATCCCGACGGCCACGTCGCCATCGACGGCTCGGGCATGTTGATGAGCGCGGACGGCGCACCCGTGACGTCCGCGGGAGACACCTTCGTCGTGCACATGGATCGCGAGGCACTCGGCGACCTCCCGATGGGTACCTACGACGTCGAGGTCACCATCGCGACCTTCGAGCGCGATCGGGACATCTCGTGGACGATCGTCGGCACGGTCCGACCGCCCATCGGCCACCGCTACGGGTACCGGCTCGCGCCGCACTCCTTCGAGGACGGCACGGAGGGCACCCTCGTCACGTCCTACTACGACTGGTCCGACATCCATCCCGACTGGCGGGAGCGTGACATATTCCCCGTGGTGTCCGGATCGTCCCTGCGCGTGACCCTCGGCATTCTCGAGCGCACCGTGCGTCGCGGTTACCCTCGACCGCTGCGGGTATCCGACACGGTATGA
- a CDS encoding DUF2231 domain-containing protein: protein MNLTPLFHPLEKATFLDPVSDPVAGKLRSALEGTKVDGLLRGTFVGHPMHPIMAYSSVGLWTSAVFLDVTGGDSAAARRLIGAGLVTAPTALVTGWATWSTLNAEQRRVGLIHASTNAVALALFTASYRRRAKAADASSPPDTTSKALALAGFAVAGLGGALGGHLGYNMGAGVAARALPAGV from the coding sequence ATGAATCTCACACCGCTGTTCCACCCGCTCGAGAAGGCGACGTTCCTCGATCCGGTCAGCGACCCCGTCGCCGGGAAGCTCCGATCCGCTCTCGAGGGGACGAAGGTCGACGGCCTCCTCCGTGGGACCTTCGTCGGCCACCCGATGCATCCCATCATGGCCTACTCCTCGGTCGGATTGTGGACCAGCGCAGTCTTTCTCGATGTCACCGGTGGAGACTCCGCGGCAGCGCGGCGCCTCATCGGTGCCGGACTGGTGACCGCCCCCACCGCACTGGTGACGGGGTGGGCGACGTGGTCGACGCTCAACGCGGAACAGCGACGAGTGGGTCTGATCCACGCGAGCACCAACGCCGTAGCCCTGGCTCTGTTCACGGCGTCGTATCGCCGGCGCGCGAAGGCAGCGGACGCGTCGTCGCCGCCGGACACCACGTCGAAGGCGCTCGCACTCGCCGGATTCGCCGTCGCCGGTCTGGGCGGCGCTCTCGGCGGTCATCTCGGGTACAACATGGGAGCGGGAGTCGCGGCACGGGCACTCCCGGCGGGCGTGTGA
- a CDS encoding polysaccharide deacetylase family protein — protein sequence MALPSHGRFPYSPITSRPSFSWPGGASLAVYVAVNCEHFPYDDGAPGLGWTPGMDQPNTYNWGWREYGNRAGGFALADTLRDSGIRPTLLVNAEIYEHAPDLVAAYRALGADVVAHGRTNAEQPNQQDEDAERRTIEAVRRAIESHEGSPPRGWMSPGANPSRVTEDLLAEQGFEYTLDWPIDDQPVWMATRGGPLLSVPYPHEVNDLPVFVHHHGSAEDFEHIVVDSFDELKEQSRRAPRVLAISTHTFLTGQPHRLRRFRRALDHLTSHADGVWFTTAGDIAEHYRTVTPPPA from the coding sequence ATGGCACTGCCCTCGCACGGCCGATTCCCGTACTCGCCCATCACGTCCCGTCCGTCGTTCTCGTGGCCGGGCGGCGCGTCCCTCGCGGTGTACGTCGCCGTCAACTGCGAGCACTTCCCGTACGACGACGGAGCTCCCGGGCTGGGATGGACGCCGGGAATGGACCAGCCGAACACCTACAACTGGGGTTGGCGCGAGTACGGCAACAGGGCGGGTGGCTTCGCGTTGGCCGACACGTTGCGCGACAGCGGAATTCGTCCGACTCTGCTCGTCAACGCCGAGATCTACGAGCACGCTCCCGATCTGGTGGCGGCGTATCGCGCACTCGGCGCGGACGTCGTCGCCCACGGCCGCACCAACGCCGAGCAGCCGAACCAGCAGGACGAGGACGCGGAACGTCGCACCATCGAGGCGGTACGACGGGCGATCGAGTCACACGAGGGTTCGCCGCCTCGGGGTTGGATGAGCCCCGGCGCGAACCCGAGCCGGGTGACGGAGGACCTGTTGGCGGAGCAGGGATTCGAGTACACGCTCGACTGGCCGATCGACGACCAGCCGGTGTGGATGGCCACGCGCGGTGGACCTCTACTGAGTGTTCCGTACCCGCACGAGGTCAACGACCTTCCGGTGTTCGTCCATCACCACGGGTCCGCGGAGGATTTCGAGCACATCGTCGTCGACTCGTTCGACGAGCTGAAGGAGCAGTCGCGGCGCGCACCGCGCGTGTTGGCCATCTCCACCCACACGTTCCTCACCGGGCAACCGCACCGGCTCAGACGCTTTCGTCGCGCGCTGGATCACCTGACGTCGCACGCCGACGGTGTCTGGTTCACCACCGCCGGCGACATCGCCGAGCACTATCGGACGGTCACTCCGCCGCCTGCGTGA